TTGCGCTTGAAATTCAATAGAATTTGAGGCACACGGGAGCCCAAGTAGAGAACTGCAGATAGGTAACCAAAGATTTGAGCTAGCAAATTCATGTTTAGATCGGGTTCCACTGGCTCTGAGCCGTAGTTGCGACTGTATGATACATACCACGCAAGGAAACCACCAAGGACCACGGTAATGACGACCAGCGCATTAAAAATATACCTTCTGATGGGACTGCGACGTTTGATGACATCTAAGGAAGATTCTGCTCCTTTAGCAATAGAGGAGGGGGTCTCCTGAGATTCATTGTCCAAATTCTCCGCAGCTTCGTGCtcgtgcagcagcggctgccGCTCGTTAAGAACCTCATCCAAGATACCATCGTGGATTGGATTTGCAGGAGAAAGGTGCACAGGATCCACTTCGCTATCCTGTCCGTAAAACACACACTGGAACCAAAGAACGATATCCGCAACAGTGTAATAGGCCGCCAGCACAATCATCGTCGGCAACAAATGCTGTAAAATCGCACCTAGTAGGTTAAAAATATCACCTGCCAACCATAGGACCACAAACAGAAGCGATAACCCCTCTGCAGACTTCCTGCGGAAGTTCTCGTATATCTGCGGCACAAACACTATAACCCAGCATGCTATTGAGATAGACCCAGTAATCCCTGAAATAGTTTCAGAGTTGAAGACTATCGGGACCATATTCAGTAGATTCTCGTCCTATACTTTACAGGTACCTATTGAATAGCTAAAGTATGCTCTCTGCTCGTGGAAGACAGTATTCGCCGCTCATTTATTGAAAAGTTTCAATTCTAAAATTGATGCGATGAAAAAAGCTGGACTGGCCAGGAGCTCCAAGAGAAACATCCTCGAAAAAGAAAGGATGTTGTCACCTGGCTAGTCGAATTTCTGTCTGTCGCTGCCATTAGTAGGTAACAAATAGTAGAATTAAGGCGGGTTCGCAGCTCAATAGCGAGATGATATGCCAGGTGTAGCTGGGACCTGTTTTAGTAAAAACTTATTATGTCAATTCTATCTAAAGTTATATACCGATATTTTAGTTACATTACCAGACTCATGGTAGCCATCCTTGTCTCAGAAGAGATAGCGGGTAAACCAAGGAGGAACAAACTAGGTAATTAAAGCAGAGTAAAAATACAACGAGAGGCACATACCCCAAAATTCAGGATTTGTCtgccctcctcctcgccgATCTGGCGGAACGTGATTCAGGGACAACCGGTGGGGTCGATGTCCGATTTCTGCGGAGCCTCCGTGGCTGCCCGGGCGCATGTTCCTCATCTTCGTCGTCGGAAATGCTATCCATATCATCCCGATACtcctcttcctcttcttcttcctgGTCCTCTGCCTGCTCTTCATCTTCAGCATCAGGCGCACCCTCCACACTCTCGTACTCATCGCGATCATTAGGTCCATATTCTTCGGTGTAATTGACGCGACTCCTCTGAGACCTTCTTAGACTTCTATCAGAAATAAGCAAATCGCCATATTGGGTCTTCAACTGTTCGAAACGTAGCAGAAAAAAGTACATTTTCTCCAAGTAGTCTTTTAGAACTTGAAGTTTTGCACGAGACTTGTTATACTTAGACTCCTTTGGCATTGGGTTTGTATTCCAGCCCACGTACTCCTTTGGTACTGGAGGAATAGTTTTCGGTGATTCCCGTGGGGCAGGCCCATTGCTCACCGAGTCATCCGGGGTCTCTTTCACAAGCTTAAACTCCAACAGCTTTATGAAGTCCAGCAGAGTCTCCGTGTTATGGCACATCTCATACCAGTAGACTTTATCCTTGGTTGGTTTTCCAGTTACCAGATCTTTGACCATGCCTGGCGTGTAGTGGTAATACAACTTGAATTCCAACGACATCATCTTGGCATTCTTACCAAATAGAGTGACTGCGTTGTGCTTGTTCCCCTGGAAATCCTCAAACAACTTCTCCAGACTGCGCGGATCCGTATAGTTCGACGGTATCCAGTCCTTTTTCTTCGCGACGTTCTGGTATGTGAAGAGGCGAGGCAGGTAAAAATCACCAACATGGGGCACTCTCCCAATGAAAAACTCTTGGTTCCGCAGCTTATATATGTCATCCTCGTACGGGTTGGCCATAGGGTTATCGTATATTTCTCCCTGCAAGAGTTCACACCATTTTGAATAATCTCTGTTCAAGCTTACGTCCAAAGGATCAAACTCTTGATCTCTATCATCACCCTCTTGGGCCTCGTACGCACGTCTGTATTCCTCCATCGACTCCTTCAGCTCGTTCAATGTTTTCAACTTGCGGGATagcggcagctgcttcCCGGACTCAAGCTGCTTCTTTATATGCTTCTTTTGTGCCCTGATCTCCAGCTTCTGCATGAGCATGGTGCACAATTTCTTAAAGTGTTGCTTGGTCTCTGTAAGTCCGTGCGCCAAATGTCTCGGCGCGTGGGAGGTCTGAATCCCGAACGTCGGGTCCTTCTTTAGGTGCGACAATCTGTAGATCTCGCCATGGATCTTATCCGAGTACGAAATGCACCACTGCACTAAGCTGCGAAGCAGAATGAGGCGATCTTGCGGACTAAGGGAAAGAACCCCGTACTTCTCCAGCTCTGTCGAGTACAGGGGATTCAGTCTAGGCTCCAGAGGCAGACGTAGGTGCCAGTTGGGCACCTCGCTTGTAAGCACCTCTGGGTTCTTGCTCTCGCCAACCTCCTCCGGAAGCAACCGGGCAGATTCCACCTTCGGCTCGCCTGGAAACGCGGGCTGGCGCCACTCGGGCGGATACCCAAACTCGTATGCCTTGCCCCGCAGCTGCTGTATCAACTTGTGAAACGGCTTCCCGTTCGAGAGGGAACTCATGTCTGTGGCCGAGTTCTGGTTCAGCGTGAGCTTCAACAGGCACAAGAAAAACAGGTTCACCAGGTCCTGGCAATGCTTGAGGTCCCGGGGCGCGACATAGTCTTGGTACAGGCGCGCCGGCTGCTCATCCTGCTCGCTCGGATACAGCTCCAGTCCGATCTGCAGGTCCTGGATCGACACGCCCCACAGGTCGACTGGCAAGAACTGGTTGAACTTGTTGATGAAGTTCATGAACACGATTAGGTCCTTCGCGAACGGCGCCGGCTTCATGTGCGGGTGCTTCATGCGCGACACCGCGGGCGTGTTGTTCTTGAAGTCCGCCGTCAGCAGCGGCACGCACGACGACCACAGCTCGTCCCCCAGCTGTGGCTCGCGCacctcctccgccgccgcgctcgacACGCTCTTGCCCGCCGCCTTGCTCTTCACCACAGGCACCTTCGCCTTCGGCTTCGCCGGCTGCTTCTTGGACGCCTTGCTCTTGGCCGCCCGCTTGCGCGCCTCGTCGTCCGCCGCCCGCTTCGCCGCCTTCCGCTTGCGCGCCTCttccgccgccgcgctctcCTCATCGCTCTCGGCCTTGCGCTTCGGTACCACCCGGCTCGACTTGCGCAGCCCGTCGCCCGCCTTCGTCACCCGCACCTCCTTAAACTGGTCAAACGTCATCTGCACCTTGCGCCCCTTCCCTTCCGCTACCTGCGCCGTCTCGCCGTCCTCCGTCGGCCTCGCTCCCCCATGCTCCTCCCCAATCTCCTTCTCCAAGTCTATGACTTCTGCCATTTCCGTGCAACCGTCCTGTCCTGCTTCCTCCCTCGTTAAGAGATCTTCACTGCCTCAGTGGTAACACGAGTACCTGCCGTCAACGACCAACAGCGTAGTGCAGAAGGAATGGCACCTGCCTGTCACCGCTGCTACTCTAGAGCTGGAGCACACCGTGCGCGTCGCGTCCCATTGGTTCGTGTTAGGCGATCTTAGCCACCCCTCTACCTAGGAGCTATACAACGAGCAACTACAGACAGTAGGTTGGTGATAGTAGGTTAGAAGTTGGAATCAACGATGGCACGCGTGTGCCTCCAGTCATTCATGCCTGCATAGTCGATGATGACCACACCCGCGCCCTTCTGCACGCTGTCGTAGATGCGGCACTCGGCCATCTTCTCGGCGATGCGCTCCGGCCAGCAGTCTGGGTTGCGGAAGTTGGACGCGGAGCAGAAGTTCACGAACATCTTTCCCGTGTCGGGGTTGGTGGCATTGAAGGAGTGAGCGgtgtccagcagctgcttgaCATAGTCGGCCTTGCGCGTGATGTCATCGGTCTGGTTGACCTCGCAGAAGTCCTGGACGTGGAAGGCGCCGCGGTCCTCGGAGGTGGTGTTATAGGACCACCAGTTAGCCTCGATGCCAAAGCCGTCGCGGCGGGCGTCGTCGACGAGGCCGAAGCGGCGGAACAGCACGGCCTTGCCGCGAACGTCGTCGAGCCGCGGGACGGCGTTGCGCAGGTACCAGCGGTCCGCGTGCGGCGCGATGTAGTGATCCCAGACGAAGTTGGCGAACTCGTCGTGGTCGTGGTCCCACGAGTCCGCACCCTCCTGCTTCAGCGAGAGGACCACGCACTCCGTGGGGTGCTCGTCCAGAAAGCGAAACACTTCCTCCAGCGTGCTGTCGAACTTAACCGGGAACGGAATCCGCACGGGGAACTTGCCGTGCACCACGTGCAGCTCCTTCAGCTGCCCTTCGCGGTCCTTGCCGCCCAGCAGCGGCTTGCCGATCCGCACATCCAGGAACCGCACTCCGTTCTCGAGCTGCTCGCTCACGCTACAATCCTGGCACCGCACGCTCGGCAGCGCCATGTGGCACGCCGCACTGTTGTGCGTGCCCGGCAGCGACAGCTGCGACACGTACGCGCTGCCGTCCGCCTCACCCATCCAGTTAGCGTAGTCTACCATTGTCCCTGATgccgcgccggccgcgcccgcctgcGACACTACGTATATATAGTATAAGCGCTGCCGGAGCAACCAGACCCTTGCTGCGTTCCCTGCAACGGCCCGAGGCCAGCGCATCTCGATAAACGATCCGCCTCCTTGCCGAAGCCCTGCCTccggcgcgccgcgcaACACTATTCTCAACGCGCCAATGGCGTTCCGTAACCCATAGCGTTCGCATTCGTTTCCGCAACCGGTGTATTTTCGGGCTTGCAGCTTATTCCTTTTATTGGCAGAAAGCAGTCAACGGTAGTGCGGGGGGGCACCTGAAACGCGGCGATATGCTCAAGGCTTCGACGTAGTAACAATTCGGTTCGAACGCGGGATCGAACGCGTATGATACTCCAGAGTCTGGTGCGCCGCAAAGTGTGCGACTAGCACGGTCAGAGGCGGCAGGCAGGAAGCATGCTTTTGGACGACGTGTTGCAAGAGCTGGAGCAGAACATTGTGCTGGCCAGGGAGATACTGTCGGTAGGTGAGCCGGATGTGGACGGGACGGTGCGTTGCAAGGTCAAGTACGGGAAGGTCGAGGATGCGAGCATGCTGCGGTGCGGGTGCATAGTATCGGaggcgctggtggtggCGCTGGCGGGGCTCGGGGCGGCAGTGGCGTGTCCGGTATGCGGGCACGTGGGATTGGAGATCGTGGGTGCAGTGGGACCACTGCGGAGTCTTCACGAGCAGCTCGAATTTTATCGGCAGAGCTGGGCGGGGGAACGGCTCACGACGGCGGAGGAGGGCGGATCTGCGAGCGTGGGACGGCAGCAGTCGCTGCTGGGGCTGTTCCACAAggctgcggcgcgggcagcaAGCCCGCCGCACGAGGCCGGGGTCGCAGGGGGTGCTGCCGTGCAGAGggccgcagcggcgcgcggcgagGTGGCGGACAGCCTGGCGTGGACTTCTGTGGCCGAGGAGAGGGAGTTCTACTTCGTGAAGTGCTTCCCGATGTaccggcggcggcagcagtTTGCCACGCACGCGAAGTTCCTGCGCACGAAGTCGAAGCTCTTTGTGCATACCTGTATCTCGCCGGGCTGCGAGCGGTTTGTGCTGCTGTCCGAGACAAAGTGGGAGGTGTACGACATCACGGCCGCGGATAAGCCCGTGTTGATGTGCTGCGGAAAGTCGACGGGAGAGTACGGGCCCTGCTTCAGCCGCTTGCGCGAGTCGCCTGCGCCGGAATTGGGACATCCGGGACTACCGGACCGCTGGAAGCACATGTATTGCCGCATCTCGAAAGAGCTGCTCGTAATCTCCGGCACAAAGGGGTACATCCGCGTGTTTGATCTGCTGCAGAACGGGAGGCCGATCTACACGCACAACACTGGGTTCCCCATTCGCTGCATCGACCTGGATCCAAAGGGCCACGTGATTGCTTGTGGCATCACTGGGCGCGACAGGGCTACCGGCTCAGACCAGGCGCTCATAGTCTTTCAGCGGGTTTTGCACAAACCGGAGAAGATAGAGTTTCCGCCGCAGGTAACAATTGCCCTGCCATACCGCGACCCGATCAATACGTTGCAGTTCTCTTCAGATGGCTTGTACCTCTCTTGCACCACCGCCCTGGAGTCTCGGTTCCTGGTAATCTCGCTGAAAAGCGTCTCGGAACCTCGGCTGGTCATGAAATCACTGCGTTCCATCGACACTGCCCTTGAGTCTGAGGGCGTAACATCCGCTAAGTTATTCCCGGGCAACCCTAATCTCATGTGCGTGACGTCCGTAGCTTTTAATTCACCGCCAATTGTCGTAAATACAAAGATTGAGTCGATTGACGGTGTCCACACGGTAGCTCAACCAACGATGTTGCTGCGGTTGGAGGAGCTGGGCTCCAAGATCTATTCCTGTGAAGTATCTCCACGCAATGATGCCATTGCCTTCCTAGACCGCAATGGTACTGTCTACCTCATGTTCGCTCCGACCATTATGGGTAATGAAACACGCCGTATAGTTGCAGTGGACATCGTGGCTAATGCATCCCGTGCGTGCGAAGCTGCATCTATGAAGTTCAACAGCGATGGGCATAAACTGTATATTCTTGATCGCAAGGGCATCTTGCATGTTCAGGACTTTGCATATGGACTTCCCCACCATCATGAAGTAACCAAATGCAAGCAGGTCAACTAATGCACAGAAAAGCGCTGCGACGTTGTATCAAATCTAAATTATATCTAGAGTTTATAGTCTATAAAGCTATTGTAACAGTTGTTATTGAGATTATTTACGAATTCGTAAAATGTCAGGCCTGTCGTGCCGGGCAGGTCACTCTGGATAACAATACCCTTTTCCACGAGAATTGAAATATCCCCTAGGTGGACTGTGAATTTCGGACTAGACATAAACTTCCACTGGAAGCTCTTAAGTTCCTCAGCGTATGCAAGTATCTCGGTTGTAGCGCTCGATTCGTTACAATAGTATAAAGGTACGTCTTCTTGGAGCATTTGACGATACCCAGAAACAACTACTTGGCAAAATTCATCAATTGTATCCAAACAGTGGCCCTGTAAGTTCTGAACCTGCGACCTTACGCTTTCCACACTTCTGCAATCCCAGCGAATGCCCGGGATGTCTTTCGGCTTGAGCAACCCGGAAAATTGTGCCAGATCCGATGAAACAAGCATTGTTCCATGGTGGTAGGCTTTACCTTTTCCAATTTTAAATGCACTGCCGCTCACCTTCTTGGACCCTAGGGTGATGTCACCTCTTTCGTTGAGTTGAACAGTGTTATTATACGGCGCGAGCCAACGCACAAGCTGTTTGTTGAAGAATAAACGGTCAAATCTCTCACGCGACGTCAGATAGGAGTAATTTACATTGCCTAAATCATGCACCACAGCGCCACCGCCAGACTTGCGACGCACATACTCATACTGACGGTCCGCAATGTTTCTGAGATAAAGCTCTTTCCATGGGTTTTGATTCTTACCTATAACAACGGATTTATCATTGGTATAGAAGAGTAAACGCTCGTTGCCAACAGTGGCCAAATCCTTTTTATTAACATCCTGTCTTTGATTTAATGGACTATGCTGAAAGATGTAGTCCTCTAGTGCAAGGTTGAAGTATGGGTCCGTAGATGTGCTACGAAGTATAAACCTACCATCTTTTTTCGTCTTCGTAGAGAGTTCCCCCGGCTTAAGAACTGGTATATCGTATAGCTCGCTCATCTCGTTGTTTAACTCTTCAAGTTCACTCATGGTCTCCGCTTTTCGGGTCGAGTATGCGGGTAAATCAGCCTTTGTGAACATGTCAACGTACATGTTATTGAACGTCTTGTACTTGTCATCAGTAGATGCATCTAATTCGAATGGCACGTTTTCTATCGCGCTAGTGGTCTTCGTCCTTACACTTCTCGTAATGCGAATGCGCCATATCTGGCGCATAACGGATGTTGTGCTCATTCCCCACCTCTGATAGCTCTCTAAGCCTCTAATATGAATAATTCAAATCAGAACCAAACCAAGTTTGTATCTTACGAGCTCTGGAGCTAATTATAATGGTGATGCTGGCAATTTATGGCGTTGTTCTCCTCGATGCGATCGCATCTGGAGGATTGAAAGTATCATCGTCAAAAAAGATAGTCGATGGCATCCGATGAGCTTAAAGCACATCAGCTTCAACACCAAAGGAGACAGCTAAATAACACTAGAAGGCCCGAACGCTAAAATCAGGAGCATGGATCGGGCGCAACCATTTATTAAGAAATGTATACTTGTGAAGTCCTTCACAGATCCTTCTAAACCAATAGATGAAAAGCGGTTGCTGGATACTTTATTACTTCAGCCGACAGATGGAGGCCTCAGCAGACATCTTAAGAAACGGAAAGCAAACCTATTGAAGGTTGATGGCTCTTCAATGCAGGTAAAGCATGATAATTATCGAAATATCAACAAAAATTCGAAGGTCGCCTTAAGAGCTTTTATTAACGGTGCTCGGATGGCCGCCGCACAAGCGAAGAAGATTGCCAGCGATAAAAAGCTCAAGACTCGCAAAGAGCTGAATGACTATCTACGAGAGCATCATCTGGATATATACAATTCACTGCCGAGGTATGAGCAGTATGAGCCAATGTACACTGACTTATGGTGCAAGTACATGCAGGAGTTGCTCGACTTGGGCGACGGCAAGGCAAAGGCGAAGCCTACTGAGCAAGCGGCTCTTCAGAAACTCTCTATGGCAGACTACAATGGCTGCCTGCTAAATGTGAGCAAAAGTCGTAACACGAATATGGTAGGCGTGGGTGGAATTGTGCTCTGGGATGCACAGAAGAGCTTTGTGGTCGTTTGCAAGGGCAGACTAGTTGACACATTAAAACTCCTGCCGAAAAAAGGCAGTGTTTTCACCTTCGAAGTGCCGGTCGAGGGCAGTGACCCTCTGCCATATAGCATTATCGGGGACCGGTTTAACTACCGAAGCGCGGACCGCGCTGGGCGCAAGTTTAAGAGTCGCTGCTGCGACGACTTGCTGTACTACATCGACGACGACACTCTGTAGTCGATCTCGGTTTGAGATCAGTCGTTTTTGGTTTCCTTCATCTGCTTTAGCAGTTCCGTAATCTGTGCCGTAAGGGTAGGGTCATGGAGTTTCTCGTCTATTAGTTTGTCCACACAGAGGTCGCCATCGTTCAGCACATTATAGCCAGACTTGAAGAGCTGCGCTTCAAGTACCGCGCTTGTCGAGCCCCGATTTTTGAAAAGCAGACTTTCATCTTTGGCCACCATGTCTCTAATCAGTTTCTGGACTCTACCCTTAATCAAGTGTTCAAGGCTCTCACTGCAGGGTGTGCCGGGATgcgctggctccgtcaaTATTGAGAGTTTGAGCTTGTCCAAATAGCCTTTTCGTTTAAACGCCTCGGCCAATGCCACTGCTGGATCCTGGCCTAGATTGTCCATCTGGCAAACCTTTGTAGTGTACTATATGTCTCTGTTTATAGTATCACGAAGCACCAATGTACTTCGAGACTCACGGCTTGATGAGATAAAAAAAATTAGCGTCGATAATTATATAGGCATCGCTTAATTCCCTTTTCACTAGATGTTCGACAATGAATAGGCTGATCAGTGACCAGTTATTAGAAGTCCACTTAAAGTATAAGCGGGCTCTTTTATCCTAGGAGAATGCATTATGTCTGCTGCTGAAGAACTATACTTCGAAGAAGCTACTCAGCGGCTTCGATCGTTCTGGAGTGATGAGTCGCTCGACGATACAAACGCTACACAACTGCTTCAGAACCTCGCAGAAGATGCCGTCAAAGACTGTAAAGTTTGGCTGGATATATTGCTGGCTACTGCAGAAAATACAATCATTGAATTACTCGAGTTAACTTGCACAGAAGATTTTGATCATCCGCTTGGCGTACTCCACTACATAGCGCTGCGCGCACATAAAAAATTCTCCCATCTGGAGCCACTACTGAGCGAACACTGTGGCGCTGTGCTACATGTGGAATCCCTGCTTTATCCCATAAGAAGTTGGTGGTACATAAGAAAGGTACCGCATCTAGCGGAAAGAGTATTCCGGGAACAAGCATATCCTAAATTTGTGCTAGATACTCTGCTGTCGCTTCATGCAAATGCATGGCCAGAAGGGGTGCCGATACCCCCCTCGATCCCCAGCGGGCTGCAAGGGCGAAAGGCTATAAAACATATCATGGATGAAGCATGTCGTAAGATAATCTCTCACGTAGGCCACCCGAGGTACTTGACATGCGCTCGTAAAGCAACTCTTTTTTTATCAATGGTACTCCAGAATGCCATGACAAATCAGTATGGTAGGGAAATGGTACTAGATATCGAATCCGAGGTGTTATTGGATAGAAAAATATGGGAACGTCAATTACTAGTTTACATGACAGATGATTTTACAGACTATGAGCAGCACTTTTTATTGGCAAGTTCCGTTCTCACCCAAGAAGAAATGGAGAGAGGTTGGCTGGCAAAATACACTGACGCTTGTAATATGATAGCTGTTGCTAATAGAACG
This is a stretch of genomic DNA from Eremothecium gossypii ATCC 10895 chromosome VI, complete sequence. It encodes these proteins:
- the AIM22 gene encoding putative lipoate--protein ligase (Syntenic homolog of Saccharomyces cerevisiae YJL046W (AIM22)) translates to MSTTSVMRQIWRIRITRSVRTKTTSAIENVPFELDASTDDKYKTFNNMYVDMFTKADLPAYSTRKAETMSELEELNNEMSELYDIPVLKPGELSTKTKKDGRFILRSTSTDPYFNLALEDYIFQHSPLNQRQDVNKKDLATVGNERLLFYTNDKSVVIGKNQNPWKELYLRNIADRQYEYVRRKSGGGAVVHDLGNVNYSYLTSRERFDRLFFNKQLVRWLAPYNNTVQLNERGDITLGSKKVSGSAFKIGKGKAYHHGTMLVSSDLAQFSGLLKPKDIPGIRWDCRSVESVRSQVQNLQGHCLDTIDEFCQVVVSGYRQMLQEDVPLYYCNESSATTEILAYAEELKSFQWKFMSSPKFTVHLGDISILVEKGIVIQSDLPGTTGLTFYEFVNNLNNNCYNSFIDYKL
- the PTR3 gene encoding Ptr3p (Syntenic homolog of Saccharomyces cerevisiae YFR029W (PTR3)) gives rise to the protein MLLDDVLQELEQNIVLAREILSVGEPDVDGTVRCKVKYGKVEDASMLRCGCIVSEALVVALAGLGAAVACPVCGHVGLEIVGAVGPLRSLHEQLEFYRQSWAGERLTTAEEGGSASVGRQQSLLGLFHKAAARAASPPHEAGVAGGAAVQRAAAARGEVADSLAWTSVAEEREFYFVKCFPMYRRRQQFATHAKFLRTKSKLFVHTCISPGCERFVLLSETKWEVYDITAADKPVLMCCGKSTGEYGPCFSRLRESPAPELGHPGLPDRWKHMYCRISKELLVISGTKGYIRVFDLLQNGRPIYTHNTGFPIRCIDLDPKGHVIACGITGRDRATGSDQALIVFQRVLHKPEKIEFPPQVTIALPYRDPINTLQFSSDGLYLSCTTALESRFLVISLKSVSEPRLVMKSLRSIDTALESEGVTSAKLFPGNPNLMCVTSVAFNSPPIVVNTKIESIDGVHTVAQPTMLLRLEELGSKIYSCEVSPRNDAIAFLDRNGTVYLMFAPTIMGNETRRIVAVDIVANASRACEAASMKFNSDGHKLYILDRKGILHVQDFAYGLPHHHEVTKCKQVN
- a CDS encoding phosphatidylinositol-specific phospholipase C (NOHBY656; No homolog in Saccharomyces cerevisiae; Syntenic homolog of Saccharomyces kluyveri SAKL0D07590g), with the protein product MRWPRAVAGNAARVWLLRQRLYYIYVVSQAGAAGAASGTMVDYANWMGEADGSAYVSQLSLPGTHNSAACHMALPSVRCQDCSVSEQLENGVRFLDVRIGKPLLGGKDREGQLKELHVVHGKFPVRIPFPVKFDSTLEEVFRFLDEHPTECVVLSLKQEGADSWDHDHDEFANFVWDHYIAPHADRWYLRNAVPRLDDVRGKAVLFRRFGLVDDARRDGFGIEANWWSYNTTSEDRGAFHVQDFCEVNQTDDITRKADYVKQLLDTAHSFNATNPDTGKMFVNFCSASNFRNPDCWPERIAEKMAECRIYDSVQKGAGVVIIDYAGMNDWRHTRAIVDSNF
- the YPQ1 gene encoding cationic amino acid transporter (Syntenic homolog of Saccharomyces cerevisiae YOL092W and YBR147W (RTC2)) — protein: MVPIVFNSETISGITGSISIACWVIVFVPQIYENFRRKSAEGLSLLFVVLWLAGDIFNLLGAILQHLLPTMIVLAAYYTVADIVLWFQCVFYGQDSEVDPVHLSPANPIHDGILDEVLNERQPLLHEHEAAENLDNESQETPSSIAKGAESSLDVIKRRSPIRRYIFNALVVITVVLGGFLAWYVSYSRNYGSEPVEPDLNMNLLAQIFGYLSAVLYLGSRVPQILLNFKRKSCEGISFLFFLFACLGNTTFIISVLSISLQPRYLLVNASWLLGSIGTLLMDLLIFGQFFIYGGANEKEAATRITHDTFEDAAT
- the SHG1 gene encoding Shg1p (Syntenic homolog of Saccharomyces cerevisiae YBR258C (SHG1)) → MDNLGQDPAVALAEAFKRKGYLDKLKLSILTEPAHPGTPCSESLEHLIKGRVQKLIRDMVAKDESLLFKNRGSTSAVLEAQLFKSGYNVLNDGDLCVDKLIDEKLHDPTLTAQITELLKQMKETKND
- the POP4 gene encoding RNase P/RNase MRP complex subunit (Syntenic homolog of Saccharomyces cerevisiae YBR257W (POP4)) — translated: MDRAQPFIKKCILVKSFTDPSKPIDEKRLLDTLLLQPTDGGLSRHLKKRKANLLKVDGSSMQVKHDNYRNINKNSKVALRAFINGARMAAAQAKKIASDKKLKTRKELNDYLREHHLDIYNSLPRYEQYEPMYTDLWCKYMQELLDLGDGKAKAKPTEQAALQKLSMADYNGCLLNVSKSRNTNMVGVGGIVLWDAQKSFVVVCKGRLVDTLKLLPKKGSVFTFEVPVEGSDPLPYSIIGDRFNYRSADRAGRKFKSRCCDDLLYYIDDDTL
- the IOC3 gene encoding Ioc3p (Syntenic homolog of Saccharomyces cerevisiae YFR013W (IOC3) and YOL017W (ESC8)), producing MAEVIDLEKEIGEEHGGARPTEDGETAQVAEGKGRKVQMTFDQFKEVRVTKAGDGLRKSSRVVPKRKAESDEESAAAEEARKRKAAKRAADDEARKRAAKSKASKKQPAKPKAKVPVVKSKAAGKSVSSAAAEEVREPQLGDELWSSCVPLLTADFKNNTPAVSRMKHPHMKPAPFAKDLIVFMNFINKFNQFLPVDLWGVSIQDLQIGLELYPSEQDEQPARLYQDYVAPRDLKHCQDLVNLFFLCLLKLTLNQNSATDMSSLSNGKPFHKLIQQLRGKAYEFGYPPEWRQPAFPGEPKVESARLLPEEVGESKNPEVLTSEVPNWHLRLPLEPRLNPLYSTELEKYGVLSLSPQDRLILLRSLVQWCISYSDKIHGEIYRLSHLKKDPTFGIQTSHAPRHLAHGLTETKQHFKKLCTMLMQKLEIRAQKKHIKKQLESGKQLPLSRKLKTLNELKESMEEYRRAYEAQEGDDRDQEFDPLDVSLNRDYSKWCELLQGEIYDNPMANPYEDDIYKLRNQEFFIGRVPHVGDFYLPRLFTYQNVAKKKDWIPSNYTDPRSLEKLFEDFQGNKHNAVTLFGKNAKMMSLEFKLYYHYTPGMVKDLVTGKPTKDKVYWYEMCHNTETLLDFIKLLEFKLVKETPDDSVSNGPAPRESPKTIPPVPKEYVGWNTNPMPKESKYNKSRAKLQVLKDYLEKMYFFLLRFEQLKTQYGDLLISDRSLRRSQRSRVNYTEEYGPNDRDEYESVEGAPDAEDEEQAEDQEEEEEEEYRDDMDSISDDEDEEHAPGQPRRLRRNRTSTPPVVPESRSARSARRRADKS